In the genome of Polaribacter atrinae, one region contains:
- a CDS encoding CdaR family protein codes for MIKNRKIEKSFISFLIASILMWFLITLSREYTTSITFPVNYKNIPQDKLLQNKPTKQIDIIVKSSGFNIIRSGFGDKTITLNANSLRKKSSGSYYFLTKNQVNTIQKQLHSGLELQEIVLDTIYLDIGVLTSKKVALKPNLDIKYQIGYDILEPLAVKPDSILISGPEAEVKKISSINLKLLKLDNIREDFSKKVEIVLPKNANNIKFKSKFTTISGKVEKFTEGTLEVPFTISNLPEGVDLTTLNKTVEVVYVVGLSNFNKIDKNFFEIVCDYKVSKDNNLGYLLPKVIVKPDFIKSFKVIPNKIDFLIQK; via the coding sequence TTGATAAAGAATAGAAAAATAGAAAAAAGTTTTATTAGTTTTTTAATAGCCTCTATTTTAATGTGGTTTTTAATAACGCTCTCTAGAGAATATACTACTAGTATAACCTTTCCTGTTAATTATAAAAATATTCCTCAAGATAAATTATTACAAAATAAGCCTACAAAACAAATCGATATTATTGTAAAATCTTCAGGATTTAATATTATTAGATCAGGTTTTGGAGATAAAACGATTACTTTAAATGCAAATAGTTTGCGTAAAAAATCTTCTGGCAGCTATTATTTTTTAACAAAAAATCAAGTAAACACAATTCAAAAACAATTGCACTCAGGTCTTGAGTTACAAGAAATTGTTTTAGATACTATTTATTTAGATATTGGTGTTTTAACCTCTAAAAAAGTTGCCTTAAAGCCAAATTTAGATATAAAATACCAAATTGGTTATGATATTTTAGAACCATTGGCAGTAAAACCAGATAGCATTCTAATTTCTGGTCCAGAGGCAGAAGTAAAAAAGATATCATCTATCAATTTAAAATTATTAAAATTAGATAATATTCGAGAAGATTTTTCTAAAAAAGTTGAAATCGTATTGCCTAAAAATGCCAATAACATTAAGTTTAAATCTAAATTTACAACCATTAGTGGTAAGGTAGAGAAGTTTACAGAAGGTACTTTAGAAGTGCCCTTTACAATAAGCAATCTTCCGGAAGGGGTAGATTTAACTACTCTTAATAAAACCGTAGAAGTCGTTTATGTAGTTGGCTTGTCTAACTTTAATAAAATTGATAAAAACTTTTTTGAAATTGTTTGTGATTACAAGGTTTCTAAGGATAATAACCTAGGGTATTTGTTGCCTAAAGTAATTGTAAAACCAGATTTTATTAAAAGTTTTAAAGTGATTCCTAATAAAATAGATTTTTTAATTCAGAAGTAA
- a CDS encoding L-threonylcarbamoyladenylate synthase produces MADFIKIYNENPNQKEIDKVVAVLKRGGLVIYPTDTVYGLGCDITNNKALEKIAQIKGVKLEKANFSFICNNLSHLSDYVKQIDSATFKVLKRALPGPYTFILPGSNNLPKVFKKKKTVGIRIPDNNIIRTLVETLGNPIVSTSIRDEDEILEYTTDPELIFEKWRKLVDIVIDGGYGDNQGSTIIDFTDGYPEVIREGKGSLDIL; encoded by the coding sequence ATGGCAGATTTTATTAAAATATATAATGAAAATCCAAATCAAAAAGAAATCGACAAAGTTGTTGCGGTTTTAAAACGTGGTGGTTTGGTTATTTATCCAACAGATACTGTTTATGGTTTAGGTTGCGATATTACTAACAATAAAGCTTTAGAAAAGATCGCTCAGATAAAAGGAGTAAAATTAGAAAAAGCAAATTTTTCTTTTATTTGCAATAATTTAAGCCATTTATCAGATTATGTAAAGCAAATAGATAGTGCAACGTTTAAAGTTCTTAAAAGAGCTTTACCTGGTCCTTATACCTTTATTTTACCAGGAAGTAATAACTTACCAAAAGTTTTTAAAAAGAAAAAAACGGTAGGTATTCGTATTCCAGATAATAATATTATTAGAACTTTGGTAGAAACGTTAGGCAACCCAATTGTGTCTACATCTATTAGAGATGAGGATGAGATTTTAGAATATACTACAGATCCAGAATTAATTTTTGAAAAATGGAGAAAGTTAGTCGATATTGTGATTGATGGTGGGTATGGAGACAACCAGGGATCTACAATTATAGATTTTACAGATGGTTATCCAGAAGTAATAAGGGAAGGTAAGGGGAGTTTAGATATTTTGTAA
- a CDS encoding type I restriction enzyme HsdR N-terminal domain-containing protein, giving the protein MQELNLPIYNFRLKSSENKTLIFDKLRKKYLVLTPEEWVRQHYVHFLINQKKYPLSLIALEKQLTINNRKKRTDILVFNKEGNHEIIVECKAPSIKITQATFDQIARYNLKLKANYLIVTNGLEHFYCKMDFENETYIFLKEIPDYQ; this is encoded by the coding sequence ATGCAAGAACTCAACCTACCAATTTATAACTTCAGGCTCAAAAGTAGCGAAAATAAGACGCTTATTTTTGATAAATTGAGAAAAAAATATCTAGTTTTAACTCCAGAAGAATGGGTTCGTCAGCATTATGTACATTTTTTGATCAATCAAAAAAAATATCCTCTTTCTTTAATTGCCTTAGAAAAGCAATTAACTATTAATAATCGTAAAAAAAGAACTGACATTTTAGTTTTTAATAAAGAAGGAAATCATGAAATTATTGTAGAATGTAAGGCACCTTCTATTAAAATTACCCAAGCTACTTTTGATCAAATTGCACGATATAACTTAAAACTAAAGGCAAATTACTTAATAGTTACCAATGGTTTAGAGCACTTTTATTGTAAAATGGATTTCGAAAATGAAACCTATATTTTTCTAAAAGAAATCCCTGATTACCAATAA
- the coaE gene encoding dephospho-CoA kinase (Dephospho-CoA kinase (CoaE) performs the final step in coenzyme A biosynthesis.), which translates to MVVGLTGGIGSGKTTVANIFAQFDTVVIYNADIEAKKLMNASLIIKSKIIKEFGEESYLDNQLNRPFIANLVFKDKSKLAALNAIVHPEVKNHFQEFVNLHADKGYVLYENAILFESKSNLKCDLIISVYVPLNIRIERTMLRDNCSKIAVENRIKNQWLEDKKLLQSNYVITNLNKENTHFQVLKIHNILTEKKVSI; encoded by the coding sequence ATGGTTGTAGGTTTAACTGGCGGTATAGGAAGTGGTAAAACTACAGTCGCTAATATTTTTGCCCAATTTGATACTGTTGTTATTTACAATGCAGATATAGAAGCTAAAAAATTAATGAATGCTTCTTTAATAATTAAATCAAAAATTATTAAAGAATTTGGAGAAGAATCTTACCTAGACAATCAATTAAACAGACCCTTTATTGCCAATCTTGTTTTTAAAGATAAAAGTAAATTAGCGGCGTTAAATGCAATTGTACATCCAGAAGTTAAAAACCATTTTCAAGAATTTGTAAATCTACATGCAGATAAAGGTTATGTTTTATATGAAAATGCCATTCTTTTTGAAAGTAAAAGTAATTTAAAGTGTGATCTTATTATATCTGTATATGTGCCTTTAAACATTAGAATAGAAAGAACAATGCTTAGAGATAACTGTTCTAAAATAGCAGTAGAAAACAGAATAAAAAACCAATGGTTAGAAGATAAAAAGTTACTACAATCTAACTATGTTATTACCAATTTAAACAAAGAAAATACTCATTTTCAGGTTCTTAAAATCCATAATATTTTAACAGAAAAGAAGGTTTCAATTTAA
- a CDS encoding response regulator transcription factor — MGSKKILLVEDDPNFGTVLKDYLALNDYNVTHAKDGIEGLIMFKNSDYDLCILDVMMPRKDGFSLAQDIRTTNKEVPIIFLTAKTLKEDVLKGYAVGADDYLNKPFDSEVLLHKIKAILQRKDTDKTAESEQFEFVIGGFFFNSKLRHLSIGENGEPIKLSPKESKLLRMLAIHKNDLMPRELALTKIWRDDNYFTSRSMDVYIAKLRKYLKADEHVEILNIHGEGFRMVDKSK, encoded by the coding sequence ATGGGAAGTAAAAAAATTTTATTAGTTGAAGATGATCCAAATTTTGGAACGGTCTTAAAAGATTATTTAGCATTAAATGATTACAATGTAACACACGCTAAAGATGGTATAGAAGGTTTAATCATGTTTAAAAACAGTGATTATGATTTATGTATTTTAGATGTTATGATGCCTCGTAAAGATGGGTTCTCTTTAGCACAAGATATTAGAACAACCAATAAAGAAGTGCCAATTATTTTCTTAACGGCAAAAACCTTAAAAGAAGATGTATTAAAAGGATATGCTGTTGGTGCAGATGATTATTTAAACAAACCTTTTGATTCGGAAGTATTGTTGCACAAAATTAAGGCAATTTTACAAAGAAAAGATACAGATAAAACAGCTGAGTCAGAACAGTTCGAATTTGTTATTGGAGGCTTTTTCTTTAATTCTAAATTAAGACATTTATCTATTGGTGAAAATGGAGAACCAATAAAATTATCTCCAAAAGAAAGTAAATTGTTACGCATGTTGGCAATTCATAAAAATGATTTAATGCCAAGAGAATTAGCATTAACAAAAATATGGAGAGATGACAATTATTTTACATCTAGAAGTATGGATGTATATATTGCAAAGCTTCGTAAGTACTTAAAAGCAGATGAACATGTAGAGATTTTAAACATACATGGAGAAGGATTTAGAATGGTAGATAAGTCTAAATAA
- a CDS encoding alpha-amylase family glycosyl hydrolase, translated as MKKITLLFLIITSIGFGQVTITPNPFDLTTSITISLDANSTATDCNGLTNPSKVYMHSGVGSDTNAFDISVVGNWGSDDGVGEMTLNTSNNRWEITIVPKTYYSLSDTQANNVTKMGVVFRNAAGNQEMKDTGCNDFIFNVGSFQLTLNTPTNATTILNSGENLAIDAAASLTANFTLKANGTTIHQKNNAKTYSYAPTVTENTTFILEASNNGEVKSTTFQAIVKPTVLEAAVPAGMKDGINLNPSDNTKATLVFYAPGKEFIHLIGSFNNWEISDAYLLKKDTAKDRFWIELSGLNPQTDYTYQYIINADLRVADPYSTIILDEYNDQYINATTYPNLPSYPTGKTSHAVTLLRTGDAPYVWQTTNFTKPAKTDLVIYELLIRDFDELHSYDAVKARLDYLEELGINAIEFLPVMEFDGNESWGYNPSFHMALDKYYGNTTSFKQFIDECHRRGIAVIIDVAFNHASGQNPYYRMYNTDNGGYGGQASSDSPFFNPVARHSYSVFNDFNHSKQAVKDYVKRVSQYWIDEYKIDGFRWDLTKGFTQNCTGSEACTNAYQQDRVTILKEYADDQWEIDPSFYIIFEHLGTNNEETEWVNYRLDEGKGIMVWGNHNHQYNQATMGFGSNSDFSWISYKNRGWSVPANVSYMESHDEERLMYKNLQNGNSIGSYSVKNLNTALEREALAGAFYFTIPGPKMIWQFGELGYDISIEQNGRTGNKPILWNYVDNVNRTNLKETWSKLIQLKLKYEIFETSDFTLNVGNANGLNTIHLTDASATDIQNIVIIGNFGVTTQSITPAFQQIGTWYNLLEDNATISVTNTNAAISLAPGEFKVYANKPASLSTDDFTEQDNSTFKMYPNPAKTHFVLSEQTNEVTIFDITGKQVKSFSKEAINTNYFEISAFNKGVYFIKIKDTKNQIITKKLIVN; from the coding sequence ATGAAAAAAATTACACTACTCTTTTTAATCATAACTTCAATCGGTTTTGGTCAAGTTACCATTACTCCAAATCCTTTTGATTTAACAACATCTATCACAATTAGTTTAGACGCTAACAGTACTGCAACAGATTGTAATGGACTTACAAATCCATCAAAAGTATATATGCATTCTGGAGTTGGAAGCGATACCAATGCTTTCGACATAAGTGTTGTTGGTAATTGGGGATCAGATGATGGTGTTGGAGAAATGACACTTAACACATCCAACAATCGTTGGGAAATTACAATTGTTCCAAAAACATATTATTCTTTATCAGATACCCAAGCTAATAATGTTACTAAAATGGGTGTTGTATTTAGAAATGCGGCAGGTAATCAAGAAATGAAAGATACCGGTTGTAACGATTTTATTTTTAATGTTGGTTCTTTTCAATTAACACTAAACACGCCTACAAACGCAACAACAATATTAAATTCTGGTGAAAACTTAGCTATTGACGCAGCTGCTTCTTTAACTGCTAACTTTACTTTAAAAGCAAATGGAACTACTATCCATCAAAAAAATAACGCCAAAACATATAGCTACGCTCCTACGGTTACAGAAAACACTACTTTTATTTTAGAAGCATCCAACAACGGAGAAGTAAAAAGCACAACATTTCAAGCAATTGTAAAACCAACTGTTTTAGAAGCTGCTGTTCCTGCAGGAATGAAAGATGGAATCAATTTAAACCCATCAGACAATACAAAAGCTACTTTGGTTTTTTACGCTCCAGGTAAAGAGTTTATTCACCTAATTGGTAGTTTTAACAATTGGGAAATTAGCGATGCATACTTACTTAAAAAAGATACTGCAAAAGATCGTTTTTGGATAGAACTTTCAGGCTTAAATCCGCAAACAGATTATACATATCAATATATTATAAATGCAGATTTAAGAGTTGCAGACCCGTACTCTACCATTATTTTAGATGAATATAATGATCAATATATAAACGCTACAACCTACCCTAATTTACCTAGTTACCCTACAGGCAAAACAAGTCATGCAGTAACTTTATTAAGAACCGGTGATGCTCCTTATGTATGGCAAACTACAAATTTTACAAAACCAGCAAAAACAGACTTGGTTATTTACGAGCTTTTAATTAGAGATTTTGATGAATTACATTCTTATGATGCCGTAAAAGCAAGGTTAGATTATTTAGAAGAATTAGGAATTAATGCCATAGAATTTTTACCAGTTATGGAGTTTGATGGTAATGAATCTTGGGGTTACAACCCTTCTTTTCACATGGCACTAGACAAGTATTATGGAAATACCACCTCTTTTAAACAATTTATTGATGAATGCCATAGAAGAGGAATTGCTGTAATAATCGATGTTGCTTTTAACCATGCTTCTGGTCAAAATCCGTATTATAGAATGTACAATACAGACAATGGTGGTTATGGAGGACAAGCAAGTTCTGATAGTCCTTTTTTCAACCCAGTCGCTAGACATTCTTACAGTGTTTTTAACGATTTTAATCATTCTAAACAAGCAGTGAAAGACTATGTAAAAAGAGTTTCTCAATATTGGATTGACGAATACAAAATTGATGGTTTTAGATGGGATCTAACAAAAGGATTTACTCAAAATTGTACCGGTAGTGAGGCTTGCACAAATGCTTATCAACAAGACAGGGTTACTATTTTAAAAGAATATGCTGATGATCAATGGGAAATAGATCCAAGTTTCTATATCATTTTCGAACATTTAGGAACCAACAATGAAGAAACAGAATGGGTTAATTATAGATTAGATGAAGGAAAAGGAATTATGGTTTGGGGTAATCACAACCATCAATACAACCAAGCTACAATGGGCTTTGGTAGTAATTCTGATTTTTCTTGGATTTCTTACAAAAACAGAGGTTGGTCTGTACCAGCAAATGTAAGTTATATGGAAAGCCATGATGAAGAACGCTTAATGTACAAAAACCTACAAAACGGTAATTCTATTGGAAGTTATAGTGTTAAAAACCTAAATACAGCTTTAGAGAGAGAAGCCTTGGCAGGTGCTTTTTACTTTACAATTCCTGGTCCAAAAATGATTTGGCAATTTGGAGAATTAGGCTATGATATTTCTATAGAACAAAATGGTAGAACAGGTAATAAACCAATTTTATGGAATTATGTAGACAATGTAAATAGAACAAACCTAAAAGAAACTTGGTCTAAATTAATTCAGTTAAAACTAAAATATGAAATTTTTGAAACTTCAGATTTTACTTTAAATGTTGGTAATGCTAACGGATTAAATACAATTCATTTAACAGATGCATCTGCAACAGATATACAAAACATTGTTATTATTGGTAATTTTGGGGTAACCACACAAAGCATTACTCCTGCTTTTCAACAAATAGGTACTTGGTACAATTTATTAGAAGATAACGCTACAATTTCTGTAACAAATACTAATGCAGCAATTTCGTTAGCACCAGGAGAATTTAAAGTGTATGCAAATAAACCAGCTTCTCTTTCTACTGATGATTTTACAGAACAAGATAACAGTACTTTTAAAATGTACCCAAATCCTGCTAAAACACATTTTGTTCTTTCTGAGCAAACAAATGAAGTAACCATTTTTGATATTACAGGGAAACAAGTAAAATCATTTTCTAAAGAAGCGATAAACACCAATTATTTTGAAATATCTGCTTTTAATAAAGGGGTCTATTTTATTAAAATTAAGGATACTAAGAATCAAATAATCACCAAAAAATTGATTGTTAACTAA
- a CDS encoding DUF1569 domain-containing protein has product MKNIFDKDITNEVIKRIDNLSVTSKPTWGKMSVSQMLAHCAVTYEMVFTEKYPKPNALTRWILKLVVKNIVVSEKPYAKNGRTAAQFIISEVREFEAEKKNLIAHITKTQELGTTYFEGKESHSFGKLTAVEWNNSFYKHLDHHLTQFGV; this is encoded by the coding sequence ATGAAAAACATTTTCGATAAAGATATTACCAATGAAGTTATTAAGAGAATTGATAATTTATCTGTAACATCAAAACCAACTTGGGGTAAAATGTCTGTATCTCAAATGTTAGCACACTGTGCTGTTACGTATGAAATGGTTTTTACAGAAAAGTACCCAAAACCAAATGCTTTAACTAGGTGGATTTTAAAATTGGTTGTTAAAAACATTGTTGTTTCGGAAAAACCGTATGCAAAAAATGGAAGAACTGCAGCTCAATTTATCATTTCTGAGGTTAGAGAATTTGAAGCTGAAAAGAAAAATTTAATAGCGCACATAACTAAAACACAAGAATTAGGAACCACTTATTTTGAAGGCAAAGAATCGCATTCTTTTGGTAAACTTACGGCTGTAGAATGGAATAATTCTTTTTACAAACATTTAGATCATCACTTAACTCAGTTTGGAGTTTAA
- a CDS encoding sensor histidine kinase, with product MGKKMFVLIVVLMSISLIGIIAVQLFWINNAVESKNEQFKNDVQKSLSSVSQKINDKEEAFFDKKMESFFKNVGLANDAEIRNYLFQEIDTTTKESFSLGTTYLEENFKLPTEFLDNDSIIVKRVTGKQDFFHSRLIKSVDNVFSSTDENRYSFTKRFKEIESAYNSPYFEYYKKTKPLHQRISNNDLKSTIKSELEKRNVYLDFKYGVYSKDGLATKLKSGYYTINKKESYPYPLFFNENGDVEYELYVTFPSKDKHILSGLSSILILSLCFIFIIIIAFSSSLYQLIRQKKISEIKTDFINNMTHEFKTPIATINLALDSIKNPKIINDNEKVLRYVKMIRDENKRMHSQVENVLRISRLEKNQLDISKDTIDMHDTIEDAITHVSLLIADRKGTINTHFEAIITEIPGNEFHLTNVIVNILENGLKYSEGAPKINVYTESTNKYFIFKIKDEGIGMSKAVQKQVFDKFYREQKGNIHDVKGHGLGLAYVKEIVEKHHGTVFVESEKGKGSTFTVKLPLI from the coding sequence ATGGGTAAGAAAATGTTTGTTCTTATTGTGGTTTTAATGAGCATTTCCTTAATAGGAATTATTGCTGTACAGCTGTTTTGGATAAACAATGCTGTAGAAAGTAAGAATGAACAATTTAAGAATGATGTTCAAAAATCTTTGAGTAGTGTTTCTCAAAAGATCAATGATAAAGAAGAGGCTTTTTTTGATAAAAAAATGGAAAGCTTCTTTAAAAATGTAGGTTTAGCTAATGATGCAGAAATTAGAAATTATCTTTTTCAAGAAATAGACACTACAACTAAAGAAAGTTTTTCTTTAGGAACAACCTATTTAGAAGAAAATTTTAAATTACCAACAGAATTTTTAGATAATGATTCTATTATTGTAAAAAGAGTTACTGGTAAGCAAGACTTTTTTCACTCTAGATTAATAAAAAGTGTAGACAATGTTTTTTCTTCTACGGATGAAAACAGATACTCATTTACTAAAAGATTTAAGGAAATTGAAAGTGCCTATAATTCTCCGTATTTTGAGTATTATAAAAAAACAAAACCATTACATCAAAGAATTAGTAATAATGATTTAAAGAGTACTATAAAATCTGAGTTAGAAAAACGAAATGTTTATTTAGATTTTAAATATGGTGTTTATAGTAAAGACGGTTTAGCAACAAAACTTAAATCTGGTTATTACACAATTAACAAAAAAGAAAGTTATCCATATCCACTTTTTTTTAATGAAAATGGTGATGTAGAATATGAGTTATATGTAACTTTTCCTTCTAAAGATAAACATATACTTTCTGGTTTGTCGAGTATTTTAATACTTTCCTTATGTTTTATTTTTATCATTATCATCGCTTTTTCTAGTTCATTGTATCAACTAATAAGACAGAAGAAAATATCAGAAATAAAAACTGATTTTATAAATAATATGACGCATGAGTTTAAAACACCAATTGCTACCATTAACCTTGCTTTAGATTCTATTAAGAACCCAAAGATTATTAATGATAATGAAAAAGTGTTGCGTTATGTAAAAATGATAAGAGACGAAAATAAAAGAATGCATTCTCAAGTAGAAAATGTCTTAAGAATATCTAGATTAGAAAAAAATCAGTTAGATATTAGTAAGGATACTATAGATATGCACGACACAATAGAAGATGCAATAACACATGTAAGTTTATTAATTGCGGATAGAAAAGGAACTATAAATACACATTTTGAGGCAATTATTACAGAAATTCCGGGTAACGAATTTCATTTAACAAATGTAATTGTAAATATATTAGAAAATGGTTTAAAATATTCTGAAGGAGCTCCAAAGATTAATGTCTATACAGAGAGTACTAACAAATACTTTATCTTTAAAATAAAAGATGAAGGAATAGGAATGAGTAAAGCTGTTCAAAAACAAGTTTTTGATAAGTTTTATAGAGAACAAAAAGGAAACATACATGATGTAAAAGGCCATGGACTTGGTTTAGCGTATGTAAAAGAGATTGTAGAAAAACATCATGGTACTGTTTTTGTAGAAAGTGAAAAAGGAAAAGGAAGTACGTTTACAGTAAAATTACCTTTAATTTAA
- a CDS encoding glycosyltransferase family 2 protein — protein sequence MKIAIVILNWNGQKLLEQFLPSVINFSSKEADIYVADNASTDSSITYVKKFFPSVKIIENTENGGYAKGYNDALQAIDADIYCLLNSDVEVTENWLVPIKTVFKNEENTAIIQPKLLSFKDKTKFEYAGAAGGFVDLYGYPYCRGRLFNNLETDNGQYNDEVTIFWASGACLCIRSKVYHQLGGLDEDYFAHQEEIDLCWRAQNRGYKIKYVGASTVYHVGGATLEETNPQKTYLNFRNSLLNVVKNVPKRWFLFVIFSRLILDGIAGLKFLLELKPIHTWAIVKAHFSFYKNFFKFLKKRKVLQKKQDYNLHTSIVWQYFALGRKKFEELK from the coding sequence TTGAAAATAGCAATCGTCATATTAAATTGGAATGGTCAAAAACTGTTAGAGCAGTTCTTACCATCGGTTATAAATTTTAGCTCTAAAGAAGCTGATATTTATGTTGCCGACAACGCTTCTACAGATTCTTCTATTACCTATGTGAAAAAGTTTTTCCCTTCTGTTAAAATTATAGAAAATACCGAAAACGGTGGTTATGCAAAAGGATATAATGATGCCTTACAAGCAATAGATGCTGATATTTACTGTCTATTAAATTCTGACGTTGAGGTTACAGAGAATTGGTTAGTACCAATAAAAACTGTTTTTAAAAATGAAGAAAACACTGCTATTATTCAACCTAAATTATTGTCTTTTAAAGATAAAACTAAATTTGAATACGCTGGAGCAGCAGGTGGTTTTGTAGATTTATACGGATACCCATATTGTAGAGGACGCTTATTTAATAATTTAGAAACAGATAACGGACAATATAATGATGAAGTTACAATTTTTTGGGCTTCTGGCGCATGTTTATGTATTCGATCTAAAGTCTATCATCAACTAGGTGGTTTAGATGAAGATTATTTTGCACACCAAGAAGAAATAGATCTATGCTGGCGAGCTCAAAATAGAGGTTACAAAATAAAATATGTGGGTGCTTCTACGGTGTATCATGTTGGAGGAGCTACTTTAGAAGAAACAAATCCACAAAAAACATATTTAAATTTTAGAAATAGCTTATTAAATGTTGTAAAAAACGTTCCTAAAAGATGGTTTCTATTCGTTATTTTTTCTCGTTTAATTTTAGACGGAATTGCAGGCTTAAAGTTTCTCTTAGAATTAAAACCAATACACACTTGGGCAATTGTAAAAGCTCATTTTAGTTTCTATAAAAACTTCTTTAAATTTTTAAAAAAACGTAAAGTTTTACAGAAAAAACAAGACTATAATTTACATACAAGTATTGTTTGGCAGTATTTTGCATTGGGTAGAAAAAAATTTGAAGAATTAAAGTAA
- the yajC gene encoding preprotein translocase subunit YajC, whose amino-acid sequence MYTVIFLQEGVGSLMSMLPFLAIIVVFYFFMIRPQMNRQKKEKAFQSEIKKGAKVVTSSGIHGKIAEINDTENTVTVETGAGKIKFERSAISMELTNKKLAPAKK is encoded by the coding sequence ATGTATACTGTAATTTTTTTACAAGAAGGAGTAGGTAGTTTAATGAGTATGTTACCTTTTTTAGCAATTATTGTTGTGTTTTATTTCTTTATGATAAGACCACAAATGAATCGTCAAAAAAAGGAAAAAGCTTTTCAATCTGAAATCAAAAAAGGTGCTAAAGTAGTTACCTCTAGTGGTATTCATGGTAAAATAGCCGAAATTAACGATACAGAAAATACAGTAACTGTAGAAACAGGAGCTGGTAAAATTAAGTTTGAACGTTCTGCTATTTCTATGGAATTAACAAATAAAAAATTAGCACCTGCTAAAAAATAA
- the holA gene encoding DNA polymerase III subunit delta, whose amino-acid sequence MNEIRNIVSDIKKGNIKPIYFLMGDEPYYIDKISDYIEDNILDEAEKGFNQQVMYGRDATIEDIVSSAKRFPMMAERQVIIVKEAQDLSRNIEKLVSYAENPQPTTVLVFNYKYKKLDKRKKLHKVIAKTGLVYESKKLYENQVSDWIRRVLSGKKYQIEPKATQMLVEFLGTDLSKISNELDKLMLILPKETIISDKHIEDNIGISKDFNNFELRNAVGGKDIVKANRIINYFAENPKNNPLVMTISLLNSFFTQLLLFHGLKDKSKGAVAKSLGVSPYFVDEYFLAAKNYPMRKVAQVIAFLRDADVKSKGVGASQSQKDILKELLFKILH is encoded by the coding sequence ATGAACGAAATAAGAAACATTGTTTCAGATATAAAGAAAGGGAATATAAAACCTATCTATTTTTTAATGGGGGATGAACCTTATTATATTGATAAAATTTCTGATTACATCGAAGATAATATCTTGGATGAGGCTGAAAAAGGATTCAACCAGCAAGTGATGTACGGAAGGGATGCAACTATAGAAGATATTGTTTCTTCTGCAAAACGCTTTCCAATGATGGCAGAAAGACAAGTAATCATTGTTAAAGAAGCGCAAGATTTAAGTAGAAATATAGAGAAATTGGTTTCGTACGCAGAAAATCCGCAGCCAACCACTGTTTTAGTTTTTAACTACAAGTACAAAAAACTAGATAAGCGTAAAAAATTACATAAGGTAATTGCTAAAACAGGTTTAGTTTACGAAAGTAAAAAACTGTATGAAAATCAGGTTTCAGATTGGATTCGTAGAGTTTTAAGCGGAAAAAAATATCAGATTGAGCCAAAAGCGACTCAGATGTTGGTAGAGTTTTTAGGGACAGATTTAAGCAAAATATCTAATGAATTAGATAAGTTGATGCTAATTCTGCCTAAAGAAACGATTATTTCAGACAAACATATAGAAGATAATATAGGTATCTCTAAAGACTTTAATAATTTTGAATTGCGAAATGCCGTAGGAGGGAAGGACATAGTAAAAGCAAATAGAATTATTAATTATTTTGCAGAAAATCCAAAGAATAATCCTTTGGTAATGACCATTTCTTTGTTGAATAGTTTTTTTACACAATTATTGCTGTTTCATGGTTTAAAAGATAAATCTAAAGGAGCTGTAGCAAAATCTCTTGGTGTGAGTCCGTATTTTGTAGATGAATATTTTTTAGCAGCTAAGAATTATCCAATGAGAAAAGTAGCGCAAGTAATTGCCTTTTTACGAGATGCGGATGTAAAAAGTAAAGGTGTGGGAGCAAGCCAGTCTCAAAAAGATATATTAAAAGAATTATTATTTAAAATTTTACATTAA